Proteins from one Xenorhabdus griffiniae genomic window:
- a CDS encoding TatD family hydrolase: MLIDTHCHFDFPPFAGDEIASLQQASQMGVEKIIVPTISQTNFQRVSALAETYSPIYAAFGLHPLYIAEHQQVHLDALAQKLQKKEAKCVAVGEIGLDLYMPEPQFEKQKSMLEVQLRLAKQYDLPVILHSRKSHDQLAAILRKHKLLRAGVIHGFAGSLSQAQAFIRLGFYIGVGGTITYDRAQKTRSAIAQLPLSSLVLETDAPDMPLSGFQGQPNRPERVAQVFSVLCQLRREPTDEIANQIYQNSMTLFALG; encoded by the coding sequence ATGCTTATTGATACACATTGCCATTTTGATTTTCCTCCTTTTGCTGGTGATGAAATAGCGAGTCTGCAACAAGCCAGCCAAATGGGGGTGGAAAAAATTATCGTTCCCACAATAAGTCAAACAAACTTCCAGAGAGTTTCTGCGTTGGCTGAGACTTATTCTCCGATTTATGCCGCATTTGGTTTACATCCTCTCTATATTGCTGAACACCAACAGGTTCATTTGGATGCGTTGGCGCAAAAATTACAGAAAAAAGAGGCCAAATGCGTGGCGGTAGGTGAAATTGGCCTTGACCTTTATATGCCAGAGCCGCAATTTGAAAAGCAGAAAAGCATGTTAGAAGTACAGCTAAGACTCGCTAAACAATACGATCTACCTGTGATCCTCCATTCCAGAAAAAGTCATGATCAATTGGCGGCAATCTTGAGAAAACACAAATTACTACGAGCCGGGGTTATTCATGGTTTTGCGGGGAGTTTATCCCAAGCTCAAGCTTTTATTCGCCTGGGATTTTACATTGGTGTTGGAGGGACAATTACCTACGACAGAGCACAAAAAACACGTAGTGCTATCGCACAATTACCTCTGTCATCTTTGGTATTGGAAACGGATGCGCCTGACATGCCATTATCGGGATTTCAGGGGCAGCCAAATCGACCAGAAAGAGTTGCACAGGTTTTTTCCGTATTGTGTCAGTTGCGTCGAGAGCCGACAGATGAAATTGCCAATCAAATTTATCAAAATAGTATGACCCTATTTGCACTGGGTTGA
- a CDS encoding patatin-like phospholipase family protein, translated as MGKHISITLGNIEPLAYKSQIKPGKIALVCEGGGQRGIFTAGVLDEFLRLGFNPFELFLGTSAGAQNLSAYICGQRGYARKVINRYTTDPAFFNPLRFVRGGHLIDLDWYIDTLSEQLPLNISVAMRQFDAGREFYMCACRSDNFEPSYLHPDDKNWMDIVKASSAIPGFYRNGVTLGDVVYQDGGICDAIPVQEAYRRGADTIVVIRTVPSQLYYTPQWFKRIERWLEVSSLQKMVKMLNLHAQSYRRTQKFIENPPDDVQIFEIYPPAPLATMALGSRLNALNQDYHLGRRCGRYFLATIGHTFVGGKFGYPERKSYGVCRTGLSSDRNCFRRNHFLNSGNHCSPVEPPALEVVEPSRTLMMDKLD; from the coding sequence GTGGGGAAACATATTTCAATAACATTGGGTAATATCGAACCTTTAGCTTATAAGTCACAGATTAAACCTGGGAAAATTGCTCTCGTCTGTGAAGGTGGTGGTCAGCGAGGGATTTTTACTGCGGGTGTTTTGGATGAATTTCTCCGTCTTGGTTTTAATCCGTTTGAATTATTCCTTGGAACATCTGCGGGAGCGCAAAACCTTTCTGCCTATATTTGTGGTCAGAGAGGATATGCCCGCAAGGTAATCAACCGTTATACAACCGATCCGGCTTTTTTTAATCCATTGCGCTTTGTGCGCGGTGGACATTTGATCGATTTAGATTGGTATATCGATACCCTATCTGAGCAGTTGCCGCTCAATATTTCTGTTGCGATGCGTCAGTTTGATGCTGGACGTGAATTTTACATGTGTGCTTGCCGTTCGGATAATTTTGAACCGAGTTACCTGCATCCAGATGACAAAAATTGGATGGATATTGTCAAAGCCTCAAGTGCCATTCCGGGATTTTATCGTAATGGTGTGACTCTTGGGGATGTGGTTTATCAAGATGGGGGTATTTGTGATGCGATCCCCGTGCAGGAGGCCTATCGCCGAGGCGCGGATACTATCGTTGTGATTCGCACAGTGCCTTCACAGCTTTACTATACACCTCAGTGGTTCAAGCGCATAGAGCGCTGGTTAGAGGTAAGTAGTTTGCAAAAAATGGTCAAGATGCTTAACCTTCATGCACAAAGTTACCGTCGAACTCAGAAATTTATCGAAAATCCACCGGATGATGTGCAAATCTTCGAAATTTATCCACCAGCACCATTGGCAACAATGGCTTTAGGTAGTCGGCTCAATGCGCTAAATCAGGATTATCATTTGGGGCGGCGTTGCGGACGATATTTTCTGGCAACGATTGGGCATACTTTTGTTGGAGGAAAATTTGGATATCCAGAACGTAAAAGTTATGGGGTATGCCGTACAGGGTTAAGTTCTGATCGCAACTGTTTTCGGCGAAACCATTTCCTGAACAGCGGCAATCATTGTTCGCCAGTGGAACCGCCTGCGCTTGAGGTGGTGGAGCCGTCAAGAACTCTCATGATGGATAAGTTGGACTAA
- a CDS encoding BON domain-containing protein, with the protein MKSIKFTHSLLAVLLGSVLTSSALAADLSVGKTLESTGQKIDKSLDKAGDKIDNSLQKADAYLDDSAITAKVKKKLLEHKGINSRDIAVKTEKGIVHLSGFVKNKHQAAKIVKIAHGIKGVKSVKSTIEIKK; encoded by the coding sequence ATGAAAAGTATTAAGTTTACACATTCACTACTGGCTGTTTTACTAGGCTCGGTATTGACCAGTAGTGCTCTGGCAGCGGATCTTTCTGTGGGAAAAACGTTGGAGAGTACAGGACAAAAAATCGATAAATCTCTAGACAAAGCAGGAGATAAAATTGATAACTCCTTGCAAAAAGCAGATGCTTATTTAGACGATAGTGCCATTACAGCAAAAGTGAAGAAAAAATTGCTGGAACATAAGGGCATAAATAGCCGTGACATTGCGGTGAAAACGGAAAAAGGCATTGTCCATCTTTCTGGTTTTGTCAAAAACAAACATCAAGCGGCAAAGATAGTTAAGATTGCTCATGGAATAAAAGGTGTCAAATCAGTAAAAAGCACGATAGAGATTAAAAAATAA
- the prfC gene encoding peptide chain release factor 3, which yields MQNPIFASEVAKRRTFAIISHPDAGKTTITEKVLLFGQAIQKAGTVKGRGSNQHAKSDWMEMEKQRGISITTSVMQFPYADCLVNLLDTPGHEDFSEDTYRTLTAVDCCLMVIDAAKGVEDRTRKLMEVTRLRDTPILTFMNKLDRDIRDPMELMDEVENELNIACSPITWPIGCGKSFKGVYHLYLDETYLYQSGQGHTIQEVRAIKGLDNPELDAAVGEELADQLREELELVKGASHEFDLEAFLQGELTPVFFGTALGNFGVDHMLDGLVKWAPTPMPRQADARQVSASEEKFTGFVFKIQANMDPKHRDRVAFLRVVSGKYEKGMKLRQVRIKKDVVISDALTFMAGDRSHVEHAYPGDIIGLHNHGTIQIGDTFTQGEELKFTGIPNFAPELFRRIRLRDPLKQKQLLKGLVQLSEEGAVQVFRPLSNNDLIVGAVGVLQFDVVVARLKSEYNVEALYEPVNVSTARWVECSDAKKLEEFKRKNEQNLALDGGDNLTYIAPTMVNLNLTSERYPDVSFRKTREH from the coding sequence ATGCAAAACCCCATTTTCGCCAGTGAAGTCGCTAAGCGAAGAACATTTGCAATCATTTCCCACCCGGATGCGGGTAAAACAACCATTACCGAAAAAGTATTACTGTTCGGACAGGCGATCCAGAAAGCGGGGACGGTAAAAGGCCGAGGTTCCAACCAACACGCTAAATCAGACTGGATGGAGATGGAAAAACAGCGTGGTATCTCTATTACCACTTCCGTGATGCAGTTTCCCTATGCTGATTGTTTGGTTAACTTACTGGATACCCCAGGGCACGAAGACTTCTCGGAAGATACTTACCGTACTTTGACAGCCGTTGACTGCTGTTTGATGGTCATTGACGCCGCGAAAGGGGTTGAGGATCGTACCCGTAAGTTAATGGAAGTCACTCGCCTGCGTGATACGCCGATCCTGACATTCATGAACAAGCTCGACCGTGATATTCGTGATCCAATGGAGCTGATGGATGAAGTGGAAAATGAGCTGAACATAGCCTGTAGCCCGATTACATGGCCAATCGGCTGTGGTAAATCCTTTAAAGGCGTTTATCACCTCTACCTTGATGAAACTTACCTGTACCAATCCGGTCAGGGACATACCATTCAAGAGGTTCGTGCTATCAAGGGATTGGATAACCCTGAACTGGATGCGGCAGTGGGTGAAGAGCTGGCGGATCAATTGCGTGAAGAGTTGGAACTCGTCAAAGGTGCATCCCATGAATTCGATCTGGAAGCTTTTTTACAGGGAGAATTAACACCGGTCTTTTTCGGTACTGCATTGGGTAACTTTGGTGTTGATCACATGCTGGACGGCCTGGTTAAATGGGCTCCAACCCCAATGCCGCGTCAGGCTGATGCGCGTCAAGTCTCTGCCAGTGAAGAAAAATTCACCGGTTTTGTTTTCAAAATTCAGGCGAATATGGACCCGAAACACCGTGACCGTGTGGCATTTTTGCGTGTTGTTTCCGGTAAATATGAAAAAGGCATGAAACTGCGTCAAGTTCGCATTAAGAAAGATGTTGTCATTTCTGATGCACTGACCTTTATGGCAGGGGATCGCTCTCATGTCGAGCACGCTTATCCTGGGGACATTATCGGTCTACACAATCATGGCACCATCCAGATTGGTGATACCTTTACCCAAGGCGAAGAGTTGAAGTTTACCGGCATCCCTAACTTTGCTCCTGAATTGTTCCGTCGTATTCGTCTGCGTGATCCGTTGAAGCAGAAACAGTTGCTGAAAGGTCTGGTGCAATTGTCAGAAGAAGGTGCTGTACAGGTATTCCGCCCGCTGTCCAATAACGATTTGATCGTCGGGGCGGTAGGTGTGCTTCAGTTCGACGTAGTTGTTGCCCGTCTGAAGAGTGAATACAACGTTGAAGCGCTGTATGAACCTGTTAACGTTTCTACGGCTCGCTGGGTAGAGTGCAGCGATGCGAAGAAATTGGAAGAGTTCAAGCGCAAAAATGAGCAGAACCTGGCTCTCGATGGTGGCGATAACTTAACCTACATCGCACCAACCATGGTCAATTTAAACTTGACCAGTGAACGCTATCCTGATGTTTCCTTCCGCAAAACACGGGAACATTAA
- the rimI gene encoding ribosomal protein S18-alanine N-acetyltransferase yields MKNISLLTPADLPTAFQIEQASHAFPWGEKTFYSNQGERYLNYKITQNDQIIGFAITQCVMDEATLFNIAIHPEYQSRGYGRALLAYLINILPEKQINTLWLEVRRSNLAAIRLYEEMGFNEVSIRKNYYPTAAGKEDAIIMALPLFGGV; encoded by the coding sequence ATGAAGAATATTTCTCTATTAACTCCCGCTGATCTTCCCACAGCATTTCAAATAGAACAGGCCAGCCATGCGTTTCCGTGGGGTGAAAAGACCTTTTACTCTAATCAAGGGGAACGTTATCTCAACTATAAGATAACGCAGAATGACCAAATTATCGGTTTTGCGATAACACAGTGTGTGATGGACGAAGCAACACTATTTAATATCGCTATTCATCCTGAATATCAATCACGAGGCTATGGCAGGGCATTGCTGGCGTATCTCATCAACATATTACCTGAAAAACAGATTAATACATTGTGGCTTGAAGTCCGGCGTTCTAACCTGGCCGCCATTCGTTTATACGAAGAGATGGGCTTCAATGAAGTTTCCATCCGTAAGAATTATTACCCGACAGCGGCAGGTAAGGAAGATGCCATTATTATGGCATTGCCGTTGTTTGGTGGAGTTTGA
- a CDS encoding DNA polymerase III subunit psi, whose amino-acid sequence MTKRDRLLSQLGITQWVLRSPMALQGELSVLIPDSTRLLIISHDHIDLSHSLFADIFTAMGIEASSVYCITTKDVELLSESIHCPSWLLGVDITLPVQGISLRSPALNDLSLDGNAKRALWQQIYHYEEYFSINSR is encoded by the coding sequence ATGACAAAGCGTGACAGATTACTCTCCCAGTTGGGGATCACCCAATGGGTTTTGCGTAGCCCAATGGCTTTGCAAGGTGAATTATCTGTCCTCATCCCTGATTCAACCCGTCTATTGATCATTAGCCATGATCACATTGACTTAAGTCATTCATTGTTTGCTGATATTTTTACAGCCATGGGGATCGAAGCCTCATCGGTATATTGCATCACGACAAAAGATGTTGAGCTACTTTCGGAATCAATCCACTGCCCAAGCTGGCTGCTGGGGGTTGATATTACCTTACCAGTACAAGGGATTTCTTTGAGAAGCCCGGCATTAAATGACTTATCTCTTGATGGGAATGCAAAACGCGCTCTTTGGCAACAAATTTACCATTATGAAGAATATTTCTCTATTAACTCCCGCTGA
- the rsmC gene encoding 16S rRNA (guanine(1207)-N(2))-methyltransferase RsmC, with the protein MSVLTPASEVILRHHEQFRSHHLLFAGDLQDNLATEIEAASVRVHTNQYHHWQSLIRQLGDNAWFGLVADSAFIKGCDTLIYYWPKSKQEARFQLRNLFSILPPGTDIFIVGENRSGVRSIDKLMEGIATFHKIDTARRCSLFYGQLKNQVQFDQNNWWNSYQVEDIAVNTLPGVFSQDNLDIGSRLLLSTFDTPISGSLLDMACGAGVLAAVLGKKNPDLSLTLSDVNAAAIVSSKATLQANKLKGNVVTSNVYSAIEEKFDWIISNPPFHDGLKTNLAAAENMIRMAPNYLKSGGKLRIVANAFLPYPNLLDNAFGSHEVIAQTGKFKVYQATKK; encoded by the coding sequence ATGTCAGTATTAACCCCGGCCAGCGAAGTTATCCTGCGCCATCATGAGCAATTTCGCTCCCATCATCTGCTTTTTGCCGGTGATCTTCAGGATAACCTGGCAACGGAAATCGAAGCCGCAAGTGTGCGTGTGCATACTAACCAATATCACCACTGGCAATCCCTGATCCGCCAGCTTGGTGATAATGCTTGGTTTGGCCTGGTAGCGGACAGCGCATTTATTAAAGGATGTGATACGCTGATTTATTACTGGCCAAAAAGCAAACAGGAAGCGCGTTTTCAACTACGCAACCTGTTTTCCATCCTGCCACCCGGTACGGATATTTTTATTGTGGGTGAAAATCGTAGTGGTGTACGCAGTATTGATAAGTTAATGGAAGGCATCGCTACTTTCCACAAAATTGATACGGCACGCCGTTGTAGCCTGTTTTACGGCCAATTGAAAAACCAGGTTCAATTTGATCAAAACAATTGGTGGAACAGCTATCAAGTGGAAGATATCGCTGTTAATACGCTGCCCGGCGTATTTAGCCAGGATAATTTGGATATCGGCAGTCGTCTGCTGCTTTCTACTTTCGATACCCCTATCTCTGGCAGTCTGTTGGATATGGCTTGCGGTGCTGGGGTATTGGCAGCCGTGTTAGGTAAAAAGAACCCGGATTTGTCCCTGACACTAAGCGATGTCAATGCTGCCGCCATCGTATCCAGTAAGGCAACCCTGCAAGCCAATAAACTGAAAGGCAATGTCGTCACAAGTAATGTGTATTCTGCCATTGAAGAAAAATTCGACTGGATTATTTCTAATCCTCCCTTCCATGATGGCCTGAAAACCAACCTGGCGGCGGCTGAAAACATGATCCGCATGGCACCCAATTATCTGAAATCAGGCGGTAAATTGCGGATTGTTGCAAACGCTTTCTTACCTTACCCTAATTTGCTGGATAATGCCTTTGGCAGCCATGAAGTCATTGCGCAAACAGGTAAATTCAAAGTATATCAAGCAACTAAAAAATAA
- a CDS encoding DUF1435 family protein translates to MFSEKWKLKPFFCQSMMGFWGLLLSSLITSALVVSVLETVGAGIEQFKFIIQGALLLTLVLLLHRNARHFLLIPAGIAVICSLFACLRYLGH, encoded by the coding sequence ATGTTTAGCGAAAAGTGGAAGCTAAAGCCGTTTTTTTGCCAAAGTATGATGGGATTCTGGGGGTTACTGTTATCCAGTCTGATCACATCAGCATTGGTTGTATCAGTGCTGGAAACAGTCGGTGCAGGAATAGAACAATTTAAATTTATCATTCAAGGTGCCTTACTGCTGACACTTGTTCTGTTACTGCATCGTAATGCCCGTCATTTTCTATTGATACCTGCTGGCATTGCGGTGATATGCAGCTTGTTTGCCTGCTTGCGTTATCTGGGACATTAA
- a CDS encoding GNAT family N-acetyltransferase: MRTIRQLSRQEIPEVWNIDRTELIENLYVQQRDQLILTPQCFDMQGWPEGEAEIYTPILLDSYDRGAFFLGVFAENENDKLIAVASVDPHWRGENSDLLQLSFLHISKAYRGLGLGKQLFHCCIDFAKAKGAKGLYISSIPSENAVNFYRHIGCVLIAQPDIELYQREPDDIHLVYTIDT; encoded by the coding sequence ATGAGGACGATCCGTCAGTTATCCCGTCAGGAAATCCCTGAAGTCTGGAATATTGATCGCACTGAATTGATTGAAAATTTATATGTCCAGCAACGAGATCAATTAATACTTACGCCGCAATGTTTTGATATGCAAGGCTGGCCGGAAGGGGAAGCTGAAATTTATACCCCAATTCTTCTGGATAGTTATGATCGCGGGGCATTCTTTCTAGGCGTTTTCGCAGAGAACGAAAATGACAAATTGATTGCTGTCGCCAGCGTTGATCCTCATTGGCGAGGTGAAAATAGTGACCTGCTTCAATTGTCTTTTTTGCATATTAGCAAGGCATATCGTGGTTTAGGGTTGGGAAAACAGTTATTTCATTGCTGTATTGATTTTGCCAAGGCAAAAGGTGCGAAAGGGTTATATATCTCATCAATACCGTCTGAAAATGCGGTGAATTTCTATCGGCATATAGGATGTGTGCTGATTGCTCAGCCTGATATTGAACTTTACCAACGGGAACCTGACGATATTCACCTGGTTTATACCATCGATACTTAA